In Sphingobacteriaceae bacterium, the following proteins share a genomic window:
- a CDS encoding cold-shock protein: MNKGTVKFFNEAKGFGFIKGEDGQDVFVHASGLVHEIRENDEVTFDMQDGKKGPNAVNVTRI; this comes from the coding sequence ATGAATAAAGGAACAGTAAAATTTTTTAACGAAGCAAAAGGCTTTGGATTTATTAAAGGTGAAGATGGACAAGATGTATTTGTACATGCTTCAGGACTTGTACACGAAATTCGTGAGAACGACGAAGTAACTTTCGACATGCAAGATGGTAAAAAAGGCCCTAACGCCGTGAATGTAACCAGAATCTAG
- a CDS encoding bacteriocin-protection protein: MTPLFFETPALFNSWLKKHHKKEKELLVGFYKIATGKKSITWSESVDEALCYGWIDGVRKSHDSESYTIRFTPRKSTSNWSSINIKKISELIKQKKMQPAGLEAFEKRTEQRSKIYSYEKAEAKLEPSMEKEFKSHKLAWTFFQSLAPGYKRLAIHHITNAKQEVTRQKRLQQFIKDCEEGKKVR, encoded by the coding sequence ATGACTCCACTATTTTTTGAAACACCGGCGCTGTTTAATTCCTGGCTGAAAAAACACCATAAAAAGGAAAAAGAACTGCTTGTTGGTTTCTATAAAATTGCTACCGGGAAAAAAAGTATAACCTGGTCTGAATCTGTTGATGAGGCTCTCTGTTACGGCTGGATTGACGGCGTTAGAAAGTCACACGATTCAGAAAGTTATACCATACGCTTTACCCCGCGCAAATCAACCAGCAACTGGAGCAGCATTAATATCAAAAAAATTTCCGAGCTTATTAAGCAAAAAAAAATGCAGCCGGCCGGACTGGAAGCCTTTGAAAAACGTACCGAGCAACGCTCAAAAATTTATTCCTACGAGAAAGCCGAAGCAAAGCTGGAACCCTCTATGGAAAAGGAATTTAAAAGCCATAAACTCGCCTGGACATTTTTTCAATCTCTTGCACCGGGATATAAACGCTTGGCCATTCATCATATTACGAATGCAAAACAAGAAGTAACGAGGCAAAAAAGACTTCAGCAATTTATTAAAGATTGCGAGGAAGGAAAAAAAGTACGCTAA